A region of Malaciobacter marinus DNA encodes the following proteins:
- a CDS encoding prolyl hydroxylase family protein — MYQISNKIYCPKDIMQLELPTKLLPNPYYEYPFLVIKDFFSKENLEQLNEILRVDDDVEQAKVRKKDINIINRKIDKSIRETKIHKLPKEYINLYKKQFIFFQKKIEDYFCLALTTSTKPQVLEYTKGSFYKAHSDDSNMILKDNKLVGFTTVAHQRRVTTVLFLSDDYTGGELVFNYLYDENKQVVKLRVNSGDMVVFLSNPVFTHEVLEVTSGNRFTLVQWHDAIIN; from the coding sequence ATGTATCAAATCAGTAACAAAATATATTGTCCAAAAGATATTATGCAGTTAGAACTGCCAACTAAGCTTTTGCCAAATCCTTATTATGAGTATCCTTTTTTAGTTATAAAAGATTTCTTTTCAAAAGAGAATTTAGAACAATTAAATGAAATTCTAAGAGTTGATGATGATGTCGAACAAGCAAAAGTTAGAAAAAAAGATATCAATATAATAAATAGAAAAATTGATAAGAGTATTAGAGAAACAAAAATTCATAAACTACCAAAAGAGTATATAAATCTTTATAAAAAGCAGTTTATATTTTTTCAAAAGAAAATAGAGGATTACTTTTGTTTAGCTTTGACAACTTCAACAAAACCACAAGTTTTAGAGTATACAAAAGGAAGTTTTTATAAAGCACATAGTGATGATTCAAATATGATATTAAAAGATAATAAGCTTGTTGGATTTACAACAGTTGCACATCAAAGAAGAGTTACAACAGTACTTTTTTTAAGTGATGATTACACTGGAGGAGAGCTTGTTTTTAACTATTTGTATGATGAAAATAAACAAGTAGTAAAACTTAGAGTAAATAGTGGTGATATGGTAGTGTTTTTAAGTAATCCTGTATTTACTCATGAAGTTTTAGAAGTAACAAGTGGAAATCGCTTCACACTTGTTCAATGGCATGATGCTATTATAAATTAG